From a single Fragaria vesca subsp. vesca unplaced genomic scaffold, FraVesHawaii_1.0 scf0513181, whole genome shotgun sequence genomic region:
- the LOC101306492 gene encoding calpain-A-like, whose protein sequence is MDELWVSLLEKAYAKLHCSYEPLEGGLVQDALVDLTGGAGEEIDMRSAQAQIDLASGRLWSQLLRFKQEVFLLGAGSPSGSDVHVSSSGIVQGHAYALLQVDGHKLIQIRNPWANEVEWNGPWSDSSPEWTDRMKHKLKHIPQSKDGIFWMSWQDFQIHFRSIYVCRIYPPEMRYSVHGQWRSYSAGGCQDYETWHQNPQFRLRATGPDASFPIHVFITLTQGVSFSRTVAGFRNYQSSHDSMMFYIGMRILKTRGRRAAYNIYLHESVGGTDYVNSREISCEMVLDPDPKGYTIVPTTIHPGEEAPFVLSVFTKASITLEALH, encoded by the exons ATGGACGAGTTGTGGGTCTCTTTACTGGAGAAGGCATATGCCAAATTGCATTGCTCCTATGAACCTTTAGAAGGTGGACTTGTCCAAGATGCTCTTGTAGACCTCACTGGAGGTGCGGGGGAAGAGATTGACATGAGGAGTGCTCAGGCCCAAATTGATCTTGCGAGTGGTCGATTATGGTCTCAGTTGTTGCGCTTCAAACAAGAGGTATTTCTTCTGGGTGCTGGAAGTCCATCTGGTTCAGATGTACATGTTTCCTCCAGTGGCATTGTCCAAGGTCATGCTTACGCATTATTGCAG GTGGATGGTCACAAGCTTATTCAGATTCGGAATCCGTGGGCCAATGAAGTTGAGTGGAATGGCCCTTGGTCTGACTCATCGCCTGAATGGACTGATAGGATGAAGCACAAGCTGAAGCATATTCCACAG TCAAAAGATGGCATATTCTGGATGTCCTGGCAAGACTTCCAAATTCATTTTCGATCAATATATGTTTGCCGTATCTATCCCCCGGAGATGCGCTACTCTGTTCACGGCCAATGGCGAAGTTATAGTGCTGGTGGCTGCCAAGACTACGAGACATGGCATCAAAATCCACAATTCCGATTGCGGGCCACAGGGCCAGATGCCTCATTTCCAATTCATGTATTCATTACATTGACACAG GGTGTGAGCTTCTCAAGAACAGTTGCTGGTTTCAGAAACTATCAATCCAGCCATGATTCAATGATGTTCTATATTGGGATGAGGATACTCAAAACCCGAGGCCGCCGAGCTGCTTACAATATATACCTACATGAATCAGTGGGTGGGACAGATTATGTTAATTCACGAGAAATATCGTGTGAAATGGTTTTGGATCCAGATCCAAAAGGTTACACAATAGTCCCAACAACTATACACCCTGGCGAAGAAGCTCCAtttgttctttctgtttttacaAAAGCATCAATAACCTTGGAAGCCTTGCACTGA